The segment AGTCCTGAGACGCTGGAAGCGACTTACGCCGAGCTGAATCGTCAGGTCGCATTGCTCGAACGTTGCGATCTGACGGTGCAGAGCCTGGAAGCGTTCGGCTGTTTGATCTTGGCCGAAAGCGAAGAGCAGGCCTGCCAACTGGCCAATGAGATCGCGCCGGAGCATCTGCACATCGCCACCGACAGTGCGGAGTCGCTGCTCGACAAGATTCCCAGCGCCGGGGCGACCTTCCTGGGGAATTACGCTCCGGTGGCGCTCGGCGACTATGCTGCGGGACCTTCGCACGTGTTGCCGACGGGCGGAACGGCTCGCTGGGCGAGCGGACTTTCGGCCAACGATTTTCTCCGCTCCAGCAGCGTGATTCATTACACCGAGGCGGGCATTCGCGCGATTGCCCCGCACGTGCAGCGAATGGCGGACAAAGAAGGGCTGACCGCCCACCGCCGCAGCGTTGATATTCGCGTTTCCTAATTCTCCTACCTTCGAGTCTGCGCTATGTCTTTCGTGCGACCTGAGATCGACGCGATGGCCGGCTATGTGCCGGGCGAACAGCCGCAAGCCGGCAAGTTCATCAAGCTGAACACCAACGAAAATCCGTATCCGCCGTCGGCCGCGGTCAATCGCGCGATCAAAGAACGTCTCGATCAGGGACTCGAACGTTATCCCGATCCGATGGCGACCTCGTTTCGGATGCGTGCCGCCGAAGTGCTCGGCGTTGAGCCTGACTGGATCCTCTGCGGTAACGGCAGCGACGATATTCTGACGATCGTGACTCGCGCTTTCGTCGGTACCGGCCAATGGCTGCGTCTGCCGACCCCCAGCTACGTCTTGTACAAGACGCTGGCCGAGATCCAAGGCGCCGATAGCGAAGAGATCGCATTCAACGACGATTGGTCGTTGCCTGAAGCTTTTTCGACCGGCAGCAATCAGTTGCGGCTCGCCTTCCTGCCGAACCCCAACAGTCCCTCCGGTACGGTCGTTCCCAAAGATCAAATCGCCGCGGCGGCCGATGCGCTCCCCTGCCCTTTGCTGGTTGACGAAGCGTATGTCGATTTCGCCAATGAGAACTGCATCGACCTGGTGAAGCAGAACGACAAGGTTCTGGTGTCCCGCACGCTGAGCAAGTCGTATGCTCTCGCCGGACTCCGGTTTGGTTATGTCGTCGCCCAGCCGCATGTGATCGCTCAGTTGATGAAGGTAAAGGACTCGTACAACTGCGACGCCCTGTCGATCGCCGGCGCTACGGCCGCGATTGACGACCAGGAATGGCTCCGGACGAATCGGGCGAAGGTGATCAAAACGCGGCAGCGGATGACCGATAAAATGCGTGAAATCGGTTTCACCGTACCTGACTCGCAGGCAAATTTCGTCTGGGGGACCTACCCCGGGAAGAATCTGAAGGCGCTGTACGAGTTTCTCAAACAGAATCGAGTGCTTGTCCGATACATGCACTATCCGAATTACGAACCGGGAATTCGCATCTCGGTCGGCGGCGAAGATCAAATTGACGCCTGTCTGATGTTGATCGAAACCGCGTTGGCTCAAGGAATCGCTTAAGATGTCGCGCACCGCGAAAATCAGCCGTCAAACGGCCGAAACGCAAATCGAACTGGAACTGAACCTCGACGGCGAGGGGAAAAGCGAAATCTCGACCGGCGTCGGCTTCTTCGACCACATGCTCGAGTTGTTCACGCGGCATGGTTGCTTCGATCTGAAGGTCAAAGCGAACGGCGACTTGCACGTCGATCAGCACCACACCGTCGAAGACGTCGGCATCTGCTTGGGCCAGGCGATTCGCCAGGCGATCGGCGACAAGAAGGGAATTCGCCGCTACGGGCACTTCACGTTGCCGATGGAAGAGACCCTGTGCACCACGGCGATCGATCTGTCGGGACGCTACTTCCTGGTCTTCAACGCTCAGTTCCATTCCCCGAAGATCGGCGAGTTCGATAGCGAACTGGTCGAAGACTTCTGGCAATCGACGGCGGCGAACGCCCTCTGCAATCTGCACGTCAACGTCTTCTATAGCCGCAACAGCCACCACGTCGCCGAAGCGATCTTCAAATCGGCCGCTCGGGCGCTGCGAATGGCGGTGGAACACGACCCGCGGATGCCGGGCGTTCCGAGCACCAAGGGAACGTTGTCGGAATAGCGCAACGCGGCAATTCAATTGGCATTGGTTGTAGCGTTTGCTTCCTGCAACGCTTGCGGTTTTAGCGAAGTTCAATAAAAAACGGCTGATCATTCGTCCGAATGACCAGCCGTTCTGTTTTTCAATCTCTGACCTAGGCAACTAGTCGTTGATATAGGTCTCGAGGAACCGAGCCAAGCGGTGGAAGTCGCTCATCGGGTTGATGTAGCGGACGACCGTGACCAGGGTCTTCGGATCGACCAGGTTCTCGAACGCCACGTAGTGCAGGTTCAGCTGGCCCGAGACCGAGACCATCACGCCGTTCAGGCCTTCTTCGACCAGGGCGCGGTAGGCGCCGACGCCGAGTTGGCTGCCGAGCATCACGTCGAAGGCGTGCGGCTTCGAGCAGCGGGCTTCGTAGCCGAGCTGGAGGCCGGTCACTTTGCGGCCGCGGCCGGTCTGTTCTTCGTAACGCTTCGAGATCCACTTGGCGAATTGGCGGCCAAGGCTCACGTCGGTGATCGAGATGTGGCCGTGGTCGTCGCGTTTGATCCCTTCCAGGTATTCCGGCGGTAGCAGTTCGGCCAGGCCTTCGGCCAGGATGATCACGCCGAAACGTTTGCCTTCGGCTTCGCGGGCGAGCATCGTTTTGACGATGCGATCAACCACTTTCTCGACGTTCATCACCTTCTTGATGCGGCCGTCGACTTCTTCTTCCCGGGCGACGTAGTCGCCGGTAATGTCTTCGACGCTGATCACCAAGCTCGCTTCGCCGGCGATCGCGGTACCGTACGGCAGCCAGCCGGCGCTGCGGCCCATGCATTCGACCAGGAAGTAGGCCTGCCCCGCTTCCGCATCGTAAAGCAGGTTGCGGATTTCGTTGGCCAGGAAGTCGACTGCGGTGAAGTAACCGAACGTGAAGTCGATCCCCATGTAGTCGTTGTCGATCGTCTTCGGCAAGTGAACGACCGGGATCTTGTGGCTACCTTCCGGCAGCGTCTCTTGGTACATCTTGAACTTGTTGGCGGTCTTCAGCGTATCGTCGCCGCCGATCGAGATCAGCGCGTCGACGCCGAGCGAGCAAAGGGCTTCGTAGACCGTCTTCAGCGGCTTGGAGCGTTCCGGATCGCTCAAGTGATCGGGGTGCGAGACCTGCTTGCCCGGGTTGGCGCGAGCGGTGCCGATCATGATCCCCTGCTGAGCGCGAGACCGCGACAGAGCCTGGTGATCGAGCATGATGTAGTCGCGGCCGAGCTCCATCGGGCGGTCTTCGCCGAACTGCATCAGGTTCGAGTAGCCGTGCTTAATGCCGAGCACTTCGACGTCGTTGCGGAGGAACGAAACCGCCGCGGTCGAAATCACCGCATTGGCGGCCGGCGCCGGACCACCGGCGAACAGGATCGCCACACGGCGGAAGTTGTGTTGCTTTTTCGGGGGACGTGCCAGCGTGTTCGACATGGGTGACTCCTGACGGACCGGTGAAAGCGGACGCGTTTCGGCGTATTTGGTAACTACTGCCGATTTTGCGGCAGGGAGAGTAACGATTTGATTGTATTGAGCGGGGGCTGCGCCACAAGTTTACCCACTTTACGCTGGGGTTTAAAATTTCCCCCTGCTGACGAGTCAGGCGACCGTATGGGAAACCTGACGCCGCAACAGCGATGGTGAGGCGCTGCGTTGCGCGTTGAAGAACGAGCGCAAACGCAAAATTTTTATTCGCATGTCGTAGCGGCGGCCCGCTACGACTGCAAAAAGGTCCGTTCGACGAACGTGGTGTCGATCTTCCCTTCGGCGAAGGCCGAGTGGTTTAGCAACATCTTGTGGAACGGCGCCGTGGTGCGGATGCCGTCGGTCCGGATCTCGTCGAGCGCTCGCAGCATGCAGCGAATCGCGTCTTCGCGCGTCTTGCGATGGACGATCAGCTTTCCGATCATCGAATCGTAATGAGGCGGAACGGTGTAGCCGGCGGAGACGTGCGAATCGAAACGAACGCCGGGGCCGCCGGGAGCGATGAATCGCTCGATTTTGCCGGGGCACGGCATGAAGTTGCGATCGGGATCTTCGGCGTTGATGCGACATTCAATCGCGGCGCCTTGGATCTTGATGTCTTCCTGGGTGAACGGCAGCTTTTCGCCGGCCGCGACCCGAATCTGCGTCTGGATCAGGTCGATGCCGGTCACCATTTCGGTTACCGGGTGTTCGACCTGGATGCGCGCGTTGACTTCGATGAAGTAGAAGTTTTCGTCCTTGTCGACGATGAACTCGACCGTACCGGCGTTGTGGTAGTTGGCGCCTTGGATCATGCGAACCGCCGCGGCGCAGATCGCTTCGCGGGTTTCGGGCGATAGGTTCGGCGCCGGGCTTTCTTCGATCAGCTTCTGGTGGCGACGCTGCGTTGAGCATTCGCGCTCGTACAAGTGAACGACGTTGCCATGCTGGTCGGCGATCACCTGGACTTCGACGTGACGCGGGTGCTCGACATACTTTTCGAGATAGACGCCGCCATTGCCGAAGGCGGCTTGGGCTTCGGTCTGGGCTTGCTGCAGCGCGGTCTTCAGGACCAGGTCGTTTGCGGCGACGCGCATCCCTTTACCGCCGCCGCCGGCAGTCGCTTTGATCAGAACCGGGAAGCCGATCTGGTGGGCGATTTTCATCGCCTCTTCGTGATCTTCGATCAGCCCGTCCGAACCGGGCACGACCGGCACGCTGGCTTCGCGAGCCATCTTGCGAGCTTCGTTCTTATCGCCGAGACGCTGCATCGCGTCAGGCGAAGGACCGATGAAGTCGATGTTGCAACTGCGGCAGATCTCGTTGAACTGGGCGTTCTCCGCCAAAAAGCCGTAGCCGGGATGGATCGCTTCGACGTTGCCGACTTCGGCGGCGCTGATGACGCGATCGATCTTCAGGTAGCTTTGGGCGCTTTTGGCCGGGCCGACGCAATATGCTTCGTCGGCCAGTTCGAGATACGACGCGCCGCGATCGGCTTCGCTGTAGATAGCGACCGTTTCGACGCCAAGTTCTTTACACGCGCGAATAATACGCAGGGCGATTTCGCCGCGATTCGCGATCAGAATGCGGTTATACATGGGGTGGTCCGGATGCGGGACGGAGACGCGCGACTTAGCCGCGCGGGTCAACCTTGAACAACGGCTGGCCGTATTCGACCGGGTCTTCATTCTTGGCCAGGACGGCGACGATCTTGCCGGTCATTTCGGCTTTGATTTCGTTGAAGACCTTCATCGCTTCGATGATGCAGACGACCGACTCTTCGCCGATGTGATCGCCGACTTTGGCGAAATTCTCGGAGTCCGGTTTCGGCTTGGCGTAGAACGTGCCGACCATCGGGCTGTTGATCGTCACCAGGTGCGAGTCTTCGGCGGCGGCCGACGGAGCGGCGGCGCTGCTGGCGACCGGGGCCGGAGCCGCAGCGACCGGCATCGGGGCCGGGGCGTAAGCGACGGCCGAGCCGCGCTTCATCTGAATCTGCTTTTCCCCTTCCCGGAGGTCGATTTCCGAAAGCTCGTGCTCTTTCATCAGTTCGATGAGTTGTCGCAATCGATCGAGATCAAAGACGCCGCCGGTAGCGGGCTCGGACTTGGCCATGGATGGAAGGTCTCCGGAACGCGGCTTACGTGCCGCTTGGTCTTATGGGAAAGGAAGCGTTAACGATCAGTCGATAACGCTCTCGTCGAAATCTTTCGGTACGCTGGTTAAAACTTCGTGGCCGGTTTTTGTGACCAGCACATCGTCCTCAATGCGGACGCCGCCAAACCCAGGAATATAGATGCCCGGCTCCACGGTGACCACCATGCCTACCTGCAGGGGGCGGGTTTGAGAACTGTTAAATCGGGGCGACTCATGGACGTTGAGGCCGATTCCATGGCCCAGGCCATGACCGAATCGCTTGCCAAAACCGGCCTCGGCGATCACATCGCGGGCCGTTTTATCAACGTCGCACAGCAACGCGCCAGGCTTGATCGCATCGATCGCGCGGAGCTGGGCCTGCAAGACAATGTCGTAAATCCGCTTGATTTTGGGCGAAATTTTACCGGTCGCTAAAACACGCGTCAAGTCGCTCACGTACCCCCCTACGACCGCTCCCCAGTCGATCAAAACGAAGCTGTCTTCGCCGATCTTCTTGTCGGTGGGAACGCCATGAGGAAGGGCCGCTCGCTCTCCCACGCCGACGATCGGCGGAAAGCTGAGCCCGGAGCCGCCAAAGCGACGGACTTGATATTCGAGGTCGGCGGCGACTTGCCGCTCGGTCTGTTCCTTGTGCATCGCGGCGCGAACCGCGGCGAACGCCTTCTCGGCACAGTGGATCGCCTGACGGATCGTCGCGATCTCCTCGGCGTCTTTGATCTCGCGGAGCTCTTCTACTAGTCCCGTGGTGGGAATTAGCGAAACGCCGGTCAGCTTTTCGGCGAGCGTGTCGCGCTCGGCGACAGTGACCGAAGCGGCTTCAAACGCGAGCTGGTTGACCCCCACCGATTTGACCAGTTTTTGCACGGTCGCCAGGATCGACTTGCCGGGAGCGCGGCTGGCGAGCTCCAGCCCGGGGCATTGTTCTTCGACCTGTTGCGAATAGCGGGGATCGCTGAGGAGCACTTCCGTATCGGCCGAGACCAGCAGATAGCTGTCATGGCCGGTGAACCCCGTCAGGTAGGTGACGTTCGAGACGTTGGTCACCAGGATCGCAGACGCGCCGCTCTTCTTCACCAAGCGGCGAAGCTTGTTGCGTCGGGCTGCGAAGCGATCGTGATCGGCTGGCGGCATCGGCGGTTCGGCGAACGGGGGAAGTTAGTGTAAACTCGGGAAGCGTTAGTTGCTCAAAGTCTGATTTTTCGGGTTTTTCGTTTCTCCGCAAGAATGGCGAACCCTCCACAGGGTGACTATTCTTCCCTTTTTTTCACAAACGTGATTGTCAATCATGCCGAAGAAGAGCCCCTGGATTGTCGATGTGACGCTCGAGAACTTCGAGGCCGAGGTGCTGGAGCGCTCGCGTGAGGTCCCGGTCATTGTCGATTTTTGGGCCGTTTGGTGTCAGCCTTGCCAATTGTTGATGCCGATTCTCGAAAAGCTGGCCATCGAAATGGATGGCAAGTTCCGCTTGGCCAAAGCCAATACCGAGGAAGTTCCGCAGCTGGCGGCCAGTTTCAACGTCCAAGGGGTTCCGGCCGTATTTGCAGTGCGCGATGGGGCGATAATCGACTTCTTTGATGGGATGCGACCGGAAGATTTTGTCCGCGACTGGATCAAGCGGCAGTTTCCGAGCGAAGCCGAAAAGCTGCTGTACGAGGTTCGCAACACGCTGGGGATTGATCCGGCCGAGGTCGAAGCGAAGCTGCTGCAGGCGATCGAACTCGACCCGAAACTCGACGTCGCCAAGACGATGCTCGCCGAGCACCTCTACGAACAGCATCGGGATGATGACGCTGCGAAGTGGATTGCGTCGCTGGAAGAACGAGGCTTTCTCGAACCGGAAGCGGCCAAGGTGAAAGCGGCGATAGAGCTACGCAAACTGGGCGCCGCCGCAGGCGGTGTGGACGATTGCCGCGCGGAACTCGCCGCGGCGCCCGATGATCCGGAGAAGCTGATGAAGCTGGCCGAAGCGCTCGCGGCGGCGGGGCAGTTTCAAGAGTCGCTCGACACGGCCCTGGCGGTGGTCCGGAAGGATCGCGCCGGCCAAGGAGAAACGGCGCGACAACTGATGGTCGATATCTTTCGCCAGTTGGCGGACGACGAAGAGTTGGTTAACGACTATCGAAGGAAACTGGCGGCGGCGTTGTATTAAGCCAATCTACGCTCAGGTCCGGAAAGTCGGTGCAAACGTCGTCCACCCCTGCGACATCGAATAGGCCTTCGTGCAGCGCTGCGATCGAAGGGCAGTTCGGCGGCAGATCATCGCGACGGACGACGCCGCTGACGACGCGTAGACTGGCGGCATGCGCCAGCTTGGTGAAGTCGCCGCTGTGAGGCGCGCCGTTCTTATCCCAAGTGACGACGCGAGGGAGGTTCGGGAAAACGCCGTCGACGAACTTGGCCAGACTCTTCAGTCCCTCCGGCGTCGCTAGTGCGTCGTAGTCGGATCCATCGGCGCCAATCTTGCTGCCGGAGAAGATCATCATCAGGCGCCCTTTCCAGCCAAATTCTTCGCGGAAACGACGGAGCGTCGTTTGCTCAAAGCATTGAACCCAAATGGCGGAATCTTTCTCTGCTCCGTAACCATGGCGTGAAAGGACCTCGAAGACCGCTTTGGCGACGTCGTGTCCTTCCTTGGTATGAAAGGTCGGCTGCTTGATTTCGGTGAAGAGCCCGACGTTGCGGCCGGTGCTGGCGTTCAACCCTTGGATGAAACGAATCTCCTCTTCCAAGGTGTGCAGCTGATAGGTGTAGCCGTCGAGCGGGAAACGCTCGGCGTAAACCGGCTTGCCGGTTTTGGGGTTATAACGCTGCGTCGCGCTCAGCTGTTTGATCTCGGCCAGCGTGAAATCAATCGCGTAATAGCTGCCGTCCGCTCGTTTGCGATCGGGGAATCGGGTGGCGACGTCGGTGATCCCTTCCAGGTGGATGTCGTGCAGCACAAGCGGAACGTCGTCTTTGGTCAGAACGACGTCTTGTTCCAGAAAGTCGGCGCCTTGGGCGTAGGCCATCGCCTTTGAGGGCAAGCTATGTTCCGGCAGATAGCCGCTGGCGCCTCGATGGGCGAAGACCTGGTGGTCGTCAGCGAGAAGCGACGCTGGGGCCAGCAACAAGGCGATACAGAGGCAGGCGTATTTCATGATTTACGTCGGGCGGGAATTGGGATTGGAGTGGCGGCCGCATTCCCTTGCTTGCGCTGCAGGCTAGTGTTTGGTGAGATTATTCGAGAATCGCTTCCAGTAGCGGACCGAAGTCTTCGAGGTCGTCGAAGAGCAAGTCGGGATCGCTTTTCGCCAGGACTTCACGATCGAAAACGCCAGTGGCGACGGCGACCGCTTTGGCGCCGATGTGGCGAGCGCAGCGGACGTCGTTCGCGGTGTCGCCGATCACCCAGATCTGATCGCCGGCGACGGGATGTCCCAGGTGAGCCTCGCAGGCGTCCTTCGCCGCTTGGGCGACGTCGTTGCGGTCGGGATGGAGATCGCCGTAACCCCCAAACGCGAAGTGGTGCATCAGGTCGTAGTGGGTTAGCTTCAGGTAGGCGCCTTGGGCGACGTTGCCGGTCAGCAGTCCCAACGCGACGTCTTCCCGCTCGGCCAATTGATTCAGCAACGCTTCGATCCCAGGAAGAACGCGTCCCTGACGGAGCGGCAGATTACGAGCCAGGCCGGTCATGTAGCTGGTGAGAAACAATTGCCACGCTTCTTCGGTCAGCTCTTTGTTGTGAGCGTCGAACAGTTCTTTGGCGATGCCGCGGTCGGTCTTCCCGCTAACGCGAACGGCGGTCGTCTGCACATCGATGCCGGCGGTCGACTGAAACGAGTCGATCATCGCATCTTTGCCGGCGCCGTCGGTAAGGACCAAAGTGCCATCGATATCAAACAGGCAGATCTTCATACGTATCGCTTTAGGGTTGCAGTCGAGGACGTCTGCGAGGAATTCGAGTCGAAGCCTAGCGAGCCTCGGCCAGGGTGACGTCGACGTTGAGTTCTTTAGGATCGGGAGTTCCAACGCCGCGGATGACGGTTACCTGGATCACGTCGCCCACCTTGTGCTGAAACAGCTGACCGGTGATATCGGTATGATTCGTCACCGGGTGGCCGTCAATCGCGACGATCACGTCGCCGAATTTCTCGACCCCTTGCTGAGAGATGATGGTCGGTTGCAAGCCGGCCTGGGCGGCGGGGCTCCCTTCAAACACATCGCCGATCAAGGCGCCTTTCAGCTGAAGCTGACTGACCGCGGCTGCGGGAAGGACGGCGACGCCCATGTAAGGACGCGAAACTCGGCCGGTTCGCAGAATCTCGGTCGTGACGGCGTTGACCGTATCGACCGGGATCGCCAGGCCGATTCCAGAATACGCGCCTGACGGGCTGTAGATCGCCGTATTCAAGCCGATCAGCAGTCCACTGCTGTCGAGAAGCGGGCCACCGGAATTACCAGGGTTGATCGCGGCGTCGGTTTGAATCAGGTCGTTGATCGGCTGCCCCGATTCGCTACGGATCGAACGTCCAAGCCCACTGATGACGCCGGTGGTAAGCGTCTGGTCGAAACCGAAAGGATTACCGATAGCGAACACCTTCTGCCCGACTTTCAGATCTTTCGACTGGCCAACGCGGAGCGGGACCAAAGGGGCGCTTTTGGGATCGACCAGTTGCAGGACCGCGAGGTCGTTGTCGGGCGAACCGCCCAGAATGCGAGCCTCGTGCGACGATTGATCGGCGAAAGTGACGATCGCTCGTCCCCCGTTTCCCTGATCGACGTCCCGAATCACATGGTAGTTAGTGACGATATGCCCATTTTTGTCCCAAACGATGCCGCTGCCGGCCCCGGCCGGGATTTCGACCGGGTTGGCGTTCATCGAGCGGCGAGCGAACGCCGTGGTCGTGATGTAAACGACCGAGGGAGACGCCGATTCAAATAGCTCAATGGTAGACTTTTCGTCCGCGGCCAAATCCCCCCTGGCGGTCACCTCGCGAGGAACGGCGTTGGGGTCAATAACCGGTGGCTGATCGGACAGCATAAAGCTGCTGACGACCCAGGAAACCCCTAACGCAATGGCGAAGCAAAAGACGAACAGCCGCAAAAATGCGATCGCACTCGGTTGCGCCCGCTGCTCTGGCGGCATTCCAGCGCTCATGGGGCCTTTCGTAGCGTTGGAGGGCGAGGGGGGAAGGTGGCCGTCGCTCAATGAAAGAAGCTGGGGAACTAGGATTTGAACCTAGACTAACAGAGTCAGAATCTGTCGTGCTACCGTTACACTATTCCCCAATCGGTTTGTAAAGAGTATGGCGTAAGTTGCTTGTCGTCAAGGGATTCAGCCGCTGGCGATTTGCCGCGTCGGCTGATAAACTATTTCAGAACTAGTGGGGGGAAAACAGCGAGTGGTTCGCGCAGCCATTTCCGCCCCTATCGCTATTCCACTGACGCAGCCACGCCGATGAGCAGTTATCTAGTAGCGGTCAACGGATCCGACGCCGGGAAAAAGATTTACCTGGCTGGCGATAAGTACGTCATGGGGCGGCATCCGGAATGCGATATCGTGGTCGACGCCGGCGCCGTCAGCCGCCATCACGCCCAGATCACCCGCAAGAATCAGGACCTTATGATTGAGGACCTGGGAAGCCGGAACGGGACGTTCGTCAACGATACGGCGATTCATTCGCTGCAAAAGTTGAAAGATGGCGACCTGATCCGCGTTTGCGACGTCACCTTCACCTTTCATCTCGATCAGCCGTTCGCCCCACCTTCGTCCCGAAACCTCACCCAGCGTGAAGGGGGAGGCGGAGTTTACGGCACGATCATGGTCGACGACGACTCGGCGCCCTCGACGATCATGTCGCAGCTCGAAGTCTCGTCGCAAGCTGGCGGAGTCTCGCTGCAGGCCAGCGCCGAGGTGAAATTGGCCGCCCTGCTCGAAATTACGAAAAACCTCGGCGGCGTCATCGCGCCGGAGGACGTTTTCCCGCAGGTGCTAGCCAGTTTGTTCAAAATCTTTTTGCAGGCCGATCGCGGATTTATCATCCTGCAGGACGAAAAAGGACGACTCGCGCCCCGCTGGACCAAAACTCGCCGCCCCGGCGACGAAAACATCCGGATCAGCCGCACGGTCATCAACCATGTGATCGAGAAAAAGCAGGCGATTCTCTCGGCCGACGCAGCGGCGGACTCGCGGTTCGAGATGAGCCAGAGCATCACCGATTTCCAGATCCGCTCGATCATGTGCGCCCCGCTGATCGACAGCGACGGCAAGGCGTTCGGCGCGTTGCAGATCGACACGCTGGATCAGCGAAAACGCTTCCAGCAGGAAGATCTGGAAGTGCTGATGAGCGTCGCGACTCAAGCGGCGATCTCGATCGACAACGCTCAATTGCATCAAAAGGCGATGAAGCAGCAAGAGATCGAACGCGATCTGAAGCTGGCCAGCCAGGTGCAGATCGGCTTTTTGCCGAAAGGGAAACCGGCCGCCCAAGGTTACGACTTCTTCGACTACTACCGCGCGGCGAATTCGGTCGGCGGCGACTATTACGACTACATTCCGCTTCCAGACAATCGTTTGGCGATTTTGCTGGGAGACGTGGTCG is part of the Blastopirellula sediminis genome and harbors:
- a CDS encoding S1C family serine protease — encoded protein: MSAGMPPEQRAQPSAIAFLRLFVFCFAIALGVSWVVSSFMLSDQPPVIDPNAVPREVTARGDLAADEKSTIELFESASPSVVYITTTAFARRSMNANPVEIPAGAGSGIVWDKNGHIVTNYHVIRDVDQGNGGRAIVTFADQSSHEARILGGSPDNDLAVLQLVDPKSAPLVPLRVGQSKDLKVGQKVFAIGNPFGFDQTLTTGVISGLGRSIRSESGQPINDLIQTDAAINPGNSGGPLLDSSGLLIGLNTAIYSPSGAYSGIGLAIPVDTVNAVTTEILRTGRVSRPYMGVAVLPAAAVSQLQLKGALIGDVFEGSPAAQAGLQPTIISQQGVEKFGDVIVAIDGHPVTNHTDITGQLFQHKVGDVIQVTVIRGVGTPDPKELNVDVTLAEAR
- a CDS encoding SpoIIE family protein phosphatase produces the protein MSSYLVAVNGSDAGKKIYLAGDKYVMGRHPECDIVVDAGAVSRHHAQITRKNQDLMIEDLGSRNGTFVNDTAIHSLQKLKDGDLIRVCDVTFTFHLDQPFAPPSSRNLTQREGGGGVYGTIMVDDDSAPSTIMSQLEVSSQAGGVSLQASAEVKLAALLEITKNLGGVIAPEDVFPQVLASLFKIFLQADRGFIILQDEKGRLAPRWTKTRRPGDENIRISRTVINHVIEKKQAILSADAAADSRFEMSQSITDFQIRSIMCAPLIDSDGKAFGALQIDTLDQRKRFQQEDLEVLMSVATQAAISIDNAQLHQKAMKQQEIERDLKLASQVQIGFLPKGKPAAQGYDFFDYYRAANSVGGDYYDYIPLPDNRLAILLGDVVGHGIAASLLMAKLSADARYTLASIEDPAEAFCTLNNTFSESIPDDQFVTLVLNILNFEKHELTVLNAGHMAPMLRRNNGQVEDIGEAEISLPLGVFPDLEYEKVTVPIAVGERIVLFTDGINEAMDADGEQFGIPRVRERTQQQFPTVAQLGQAVIQDVREFMGSQFDDMCLVCYERLE